A single region of the Neotabrizicola shimadae genome encodes:
- a CDS encoding acetyl-CoA C-acetyltransferase: MTNVVIVSAGRTAVGSFNGSFATTPAHDLGAAVIEAVVDRAGIDKSEVSETILGQVLTGGQGQNPARQAAIKAGLPKEASAWGINQVCGSGLRAVALGAQHVQLGDAAIVVAGGQESMSLSPHVAHLRAGQKMGDLNFIDSMIKDGLWDAFNGYHMGQTAENVANQWQISRDMQDEFALASQNKAEAAQKAGKFKDEIIPFTIKTRKGDVVVDADEYIRHGATLEAMQKLRPAFAKDGSVTAANASGINDGAAAVVLMTEAEAAKRGLKPLARIASYATAGLDPSIMGVGPIFASRKALEKAGWKVGDLDLVEANEAFAAQACAVNKDMGWDPAIVNVNGGAIAIGHPIGASGARILNTLLFEMNRRDAKKGLATLCIGGGMGVAMCLERA, encoded by the coding sequence ATGACCAATGTCGTCATCGTCTCGGCGGGACGCACCGCTGTCGGCAGCTTCAACGGCTCTTTCGCCACCACGCCCGCGCATGATCTGGGCGCGGCGGTGATCGAGGCGGTGGTGGACCGCGCCGGTATCGACAAGTCCGAGGTGAGCGAAACCATCCTTGGCCAGGTGCTGACCGGCGGTCAGGGCCAGAATCCGGCCCGTCAGGCCGCGATCAAGGCTGGCCTGCCCAAGGAAGCCAGCGCATGGGGCATCAACCAAGTCTGCGGCTCGGGCCTGCGCGCCGTTGCGCTTGGCGCCCAGCATGTGCAGCTTGGCGATGCGGCCATCGTGGTGGCTGGCGGCCAGGAAAGCATGTCGCTGTCGCCCCATGTCGCGCATCTGCGCGCTGGCCAGAAGATGGGCGACCTGAACTTCATCGACTCGATGATCAAGGACGGTCTGTGGGATGCCTTCAACGGCTATCACATGGGTCAGACCGCCGAGAACGTCGCGAACCAGTGGCAAATCAGCCGCGACATGCAGGACGAATTCGCGCTGGCCAGCCAGAACAAGGCTGAAGCCGCGCAAAAGGCCGGCAAGTTCAAGGACGAGATCATCCCCTTCACCATCAAGACCCGCAAGGGAGACGTGGTGGTGGATGCCGACGAATACATCCGTCACGGCGCCACGCTGGAAGCCATGCAGAAGCTGCGCCCCGCCTTCGCCAAGGACGGCTCGGTAACGGCTGCCAATGCCTCTGGCATCAATGATGGCGCGGCCGCGGTGGTGCTGATGACCGAAGCCGAAGCCGCCAAGCGCGGGCTGAAGCCGCTGGCGCGCATCGCCTCTTACGCGACCGCCGGGCTTGACCCGTCGATCATGGGCGTCGGTCCGATCTTCGCCAGCCGCAAGGCGCTGGAAAAGGCGGGCTGGAAAGTGGGCGATCTCGATCTGGTCGAGGCGAACGAAGCCTTTGCCGCCCAGGCCTGCGCTGTGAACAAGGACATGGGCTGGGACCCCGCCATCGTGAACGTCAACGGCGGCGCGATCGCCATCGGCCACCCCATCGGCGCTTCGGGCGCGCGCATCCTGAACACGCTGCTGTTCGAGATGAACCGCCGCGACGCGAAGAAGGGCCTCGCCACGCTGTGCATCGGCGGGGGCATGGGCGTGGCCATGTGCCTGGAACGCGCCTGA
- a CDS encoding polyprenyl synthetase family protein, giving the protein MSLDESTQEAARKPHDRLADWLAADMDAVNGLIRERMASEHAPRIPEVSAHLIEAGGKRLRPMLVLAAARLCGYGGPFHVHLAATVEFIHTATLLHDDVVDESQRRRGRPTANLLWDNKSSVLVGDYLFARAFQLMVEPGSLRVLSILSDAAATIAEGEVLQLMAAQDLGTDEATYLKVIRGKTAALFSAATEAGAVIAGADEGRVQALRTYGDALGIAFQIVDDLLDYGGADAALGKNTGDDFRERKVTLPVIKAVARANPEERAFWSRVIEKGDQREGDLEEARRLMDRHGAMAAARAEALDWAARARAAMAGLPDEPLREMLEDLAAYVVARIS; this is encoded by the coding sequence ATGAGTTTGGACGAGTCGACCCAGGAGGCTGCGCGCAAACCGCATGATCGGCTGGCTGACTGGCTGGCGGCGGACATGGATGCGGTGAACGGGCTGATCCGCGAGCGGATGGCCAGCGAACATGCGCCGCGGATCCCGGAGGTGAGCGCCCATCTGATCGAGGCAGGTGGCAAGCGGCTGCGGCCGATGCTGGTGCTGGCGGCGGCGCGGCTGTGTGGCTATGGCGGGCCGTTCCATGTTCACCTGGCGGCCACGGTGGAGTTCATCCACACCGCGACCCTGCTGCATGACGACGTGGTGGATGAGAGCCAGCGGCGGCGGGGGCGGCCGACGGCGAACCTGCTGTGGGACAACAAGTCCTCGGTGCTGGTGGGGGACTATCTGTTCGCCAGGGCGTTCCAGTTGATGGTGGAGCCGGGCAGCCTGCGGGTGCTGTCGATCCTTTCGGATGCGGCGGCGACCATCGCTGAGGGCGAGGTGCTGCAGCTGATGGCGGCGCAGGACCTGGGGACGGATGAGGCGACCTATCTGAAGGTGATCCGGGGCAAGACCGCGGCGCTGTTCTCGGCGGCGACCGAGGCGGGGGCGGTGATCGCCGGGGCCGACGAGGGCCGGGTGCAGGCGCTGCGGACCTATGGCGATGCCCTGGGGATCGCGTTCCAGATCGTCGATGACCTGCTGGATTATGGCGGGGCGGATGCGGCCCTGGGCAAGAATACCGGGGACGACTTCCGGGAGCGGAAGGTGACGCTGCCGGTGATCAAGGCGGTGGCCAGGGCGAACCCGGAGGAGCGGGCCTTCTGGAGCCGGGTGATCGAGAAGGGTGACCAGCGGGAGGGCGACCTGGAGGAGGCCCGGCGGCTGATGGACCGGCACGGGGCCATGGCCGCGGCGCGGGCCGAGGCTCTGGACTGGGCGGCCAGGGCCAGGGCGGCGATGGCCGGCCTTCCCGACGAGCCGCTGCGGGAGATGCTGGAGGATCTGGCCGCCTATGTGGTGGCCCGGATCAGCTGA
- the yddG gene encoding aromatic amino acid exporter YddG yields MTRGKATLIGFTAILMWSVLALLTIGSAPVPPFLLNVLTFGLGGSLGLIWTLRNGLSRLSGISWKVYAFGILGLFGYHALYFTAFRVAPSAETGLMAYLWPLFIVLFSGLLPGERLLPQHVIGALVAFAGAALIVLARGGEAGGSVLGLFLGFLCALTWAGYSVLSRRMGEVPTEVVTVFCLGTAALSLPVHLAVEPTVWPVDLRGWLSVLALGLGPVGAAFFTWDIGMKKGDIQVLGVASYAAPVLSTLALVLAGITAPSWTILAAAILIAGGAALAARASARKVTPASGA; encoded by the coding sequence ATGACGCGCGGCAAGGCTACCCTGATCGGCTTCACCGCCATCCTCATGTGGTCGGTGCTGGCGCTCCTGACCATCGGATCGGCGCCGGTGCCGCCCTTCCTGCTGAACGTGCTGACCTTCGGCCTTGGCGGCAGCCTGGGCCTGATCTGGACGCTGCGGAACGGGTTGTCACGGCTCAGCGGCATCAGCTGGAAGGTCTATGCCTTCGGCATCCTTGGCCTCTTTGGCTATCATGCGCTGTATTTCACCGCTTTCCGTGTCGCCCCCTCGGCCGAAACGGGGCTCATGGCCTATCTCTGGCCGTTGTTCATCGTGCTGTTCTCGGGGCTTCTGCCGGGCGAGCGTCTCTTGCCGCAGCATGTGATCGGTGCGCTGGTGGCTTTCGCCGGAGCGGCGCTGATCGTCCTGGCGCGCGGCGGCGAAGCCGGGGGCAGCGTGCTTGGCCTGTTTCTGGGTTTTCTTTGTGCTCTGACCTGGGCAGGCTATTCCGTGCTGTCGCGCCGCATGGGCGAGGTTCCGACCGAGGTGGTCACGGTCTTCTGCCTGGGCACGGCTGCCCTCTCCCTGCCGGTGCACCTGGCGGTCGAGCCAACGGTCTGGCCGGTGGACCTGCGCGGCTGGCTGTCCGTTCTTGCCCTGGGCCTTGGTCCTGTTGGCGCGGCCTTCTTCACCTGGGACATCGGGATGAAGAAAGGCGACATCCAAGTTCTGGGTGTCGCCTCGTATGCGGCGCCCGTGCTCTCCACCCTGGCGCTGGTGCTTGCCGGAATCACGGCGCCGTCCTGGACAATCCTCGCGGCGGCGATCCTGATCGCCGGAGGAGCGGCGCTGGCGGCCCGCGCCAGCGCCCGGAAGGTCACGCCTGCATCAGGCGCGTGA
- a CDS encoding YdcH family protein has product MTVASHLQELRRKHEVLSIQVEEAQRSPASDDFEIAAMKKQKLKLKEEITRLMQA; this is encoded by the coding sequence ATGACGGTTGCTTCGCATCTGCAGGAACTGCGCCGCAAGCACGAGGTGCTTTCCATCCAGGTCGAGGAAGCGCAGCGCAGTCCTGCGTCGGACGATTTCGAGATTGCCGCGATGAAGAAGCAGAAGCTCAAGCTGAAGGAAGAGATCACGCGCCTGATGCAGGCGTGA
- a CDS encoding putative signal transducing protein yields the protein MREVLRSTNPADIAFATALLAGEGIPAFEMDVHMSVLDGSLGILPRRIMVADRDWFIAASVLADNNLGERP from the coding sequence ATGAGAGAAGTCCTGCGCAGCACCAATCCCGCCGACATCGCCTTCGCGACCGCGCTGCTTGCGGGCGAGGGTATACCTGCCTTCGAGATGGACGTCCACATGAGCGTCCTGGACGGGTCTCTGGGCATCTTGCCGCGCCGGATCATGGTGGCCGACCGCGACTGGTTCATCGCCGCATCGGTCCTGGCCGACAACAACCTGGGCGAGCGTCCGTGA
- a CDS encoding EAL domain-containing protein has translation MAADRLVEKAAKAAALSSPLEMAISQADRETLALVRKAIDARRIRLAWQPVVMAADVTRIAFHEGLVRVLDTAGRIIPARDFMGAVERHEMGREIDCLALEQGLATLARQPELRISVNVSARSIGYPRWQRVLNKGLSAAPTIAERLILEIGEESAMTVPETLSAFMAEMQKLGVAFALDDFGGGTTALGRLRDFYFDFAKIDARAVRGIDRDADVKALAAALVGVARPFGMVTVAVAVETATEGEILRGLGVDCLQGYLIGAPSLKPAWEEAAARRA, from the coding sequence ATGGCGGCGGACAGGTTGGTCGAGAAGGCGGCGAAGGCGGCGGCATTGTCCTCCCCGCTCGAGATGGCGATCAGCCAGGCCGACCGCGAAACCCTGGCCCTGGTGCGCAAGGCCATAGATGCGCGGCGTATCCGTCTGGCCTGGCAGCCGGTGGTGATGGCCGCCGATGTGACGCGCATCGCCTTCCACGAAGGGCTGGTCCGGGTGCTGGATACGGCCGGCCGCATCATTCCGGCGCGCGATTTCATGGGCGCCGTCGAACGTCACGAGATGGGGCGCGAGATCGACTGCCTGGCCCTGGAACAGGGTCTGGCGACCCTTGCCCGCCAGCCTGAACTGCGCATTTCGGTCAATGTCTCGGCCCGTTCGATCGGCTATCCGCGCTGGCAAAGGGTGTTGAACAAGGGTCTGTCTGCGGCGCCGACCATCGCCGAACGGCTGATCCTAGAAATTGGCGAGGAATCGGCGATGACGGTGCCGGAAACCCTCTCGGCCTTCATGGCCGAAATGCAGAAGTTGGGCGTGGCCTTCGCCCTGGACGACTTTGGCGGTGGCACCACGGCACTGGGCCGCCTGCGCGATTTCTACTTCGATTTCGCCAAGATCGACGCGCGGGCGGTGCGCGGTATCGACCGCGACGCCGACGTGAAGGCCCTGGCGGCGGCGCTGGTTGGCGTGGCACGTCCCTTCGGCATGGTCACAGTTGCCGTTGCCGTTGAAACCGCGACAGAGGGCGAGATTCTGCGTGGTCTGGGCGTCGACTGCCTGCAGGGCTATCTGATCGGCGCCCCAAGCTTGAAACCGGCATGGGAGGAGGCGGCCGCCCGCCGCGCATGA
- a CDS encoding DNA-3-methyladenine glycosylase I, with translation MSTTDQPGRCPWCGTDPLYVSYHDTEWGVPEFDSRALWEKLILDGFQAGLAWITILRKREAFRTAFAGFRPDIIAGWGEADVSRLLQDAGIVRHRGKIEGTIRSAQAFMQIEERTPFSEFLWRHLDGQPLVNHFRSPSEVPIETAVSKQISKELKAQGFTFCGPTIVYAFMQATGMVNDHLVTCHRHPSFAALAK, from the coding sequence ATGAGCACGACCGACCAGCCGGGGCGCTGCCCCTGGTGCGGCACCGATCCCCTGTATGTCAGCTATCACGACACCGAATGGGGCGTGCCCGAGTTCGACAGCCGCGCGCTGTGGGAAAAGCTGATCCTCGACGGCTTCCAGGCCGGGCTCGCCTGGATCACCATCCTGCGCAAGCGCGAGGCGTTCCGCACGGCCTTCGCCGGGTTCCGCCCGGACATCATCGCCGGATGGGGCGAAGCAGACGTAAGCCGCCTGCTGCAGGATGCGGGAATCGTGCGGCACCGCGGCAAGATCGAAGGCACCATCCGCTCGGCACAGGCGTTCATGCAGATCGAGGAGCGGACGCCCTTTTCCGAATTCCTCTGGCGACATCTGGATGGCCAGCCCCTTGTGAACCATTTCCGCAGCCCATCCGAAGTTCCGATAGAAACCGCTGTTTCGAAACAGATTTCGAAGGAGCTTAAGGCTCAGGGCTTCACCTTCTGCGGGCCGACCATCGTTTATGCCTTCATGCAGGCGACCGGCATGGTGAACGACCATCTGGTGACGTGCCACCGCCACCCCTCTTTCGCCGCGCTTGCGAAATAG
- a CDS encoding 4-(cytidine 5'-diphospho)-2-C-methyl-D-erythritol kinase, with product MAAEPVTEFAPAKINLALHVTGRRADGYHLLDSLVVFVGTGDRVTAAPSEDLTLTLTGPRSTSLAADDDNLVLRAARAMGSGGAALVLEKHLPVASGIGGGSAGAAAPPRALSRLRGQPLPPAAAVLALGADVPVCLAGQPARMSGIGETLAPLDHPLPEAWLVLANPGVAVSTPAIFAALARRDNAPLPRDLPRLRTAADLSAFLRMARNDLEAPAAQLVPVISVARSALSAQPGCLMSRMSGSGATCFGLFPDALTAAAAARALRSARPDWWIEAAPILP from the coding sequence ATGGCGGCTGAACCCGTCACCGAATTCGCGCCGGCCAAGATCAACCTCGCGCTCCATGTCACCGGGCGCCGGGCCGATGGCTACCACCTGCTCGACAGCCTCGTGGTCTTCGTCGGCACGGGCGACCGCGTGACCGCCGCGCCATCGGAAGACCTGACGCTCACCCTGACCGGCCCGCGCTCCACCTCGCTTGCGGCGGATGATGACAACCTCGTGCTGCGCGCGGCGCGCGCGATGGGGTCTGGCGGCGCGGCGCTTGTCCTTGAAAAGCACCTGCCCGTCGCCTCGGGCATCGGCGGCGGCTCGGCCGGTGCCGCCGCCCCACCGCGCGCCCTGTCGCGACTTCGCGGCCAACCGCTGCCGCCCGCGGCTGCCGTTCTGGCGCTTGGCGCCGATGTGCCGGTCTGTCTTGCCGGTCAACCCGCCCGCATGTCCGGCATCGGCGAGACGCTGGCCCCGCTCGACCATCCCCTGCCCGAGGCCTGGCTCGTCCTTGCCAATCCGGGCGTCGCGGTCTCCACCCCGGCGATCTTCGCCGCACTGGCACGGCGCGACAATGCGCCTCTCCCGCGCGATCTGCCGCGGCTGCGCACCGCAGCCGATCTGTCCGCCTTCCTGCGCATGGCCCGCAACGATCTGGAAGCGCCCGCCGCGCAACTGGTCCCGGTGATTTCCGTGGCGCGCTCCGCGCTTTCGGCCCAACCCGGTTGCCTGATGTCGCGCATGTCCGGCTCGGGGGCGACCTGCTTCGGCCTCTTCCCCGATGCGCTCACCGCCGCCGCCGCCGCCCGCGCCCTGCGCAGCGCCCGCCCCGACTGGTGGATCGAGGCAGCGCCGATCCTGCCCTGA
- a CDS encoding tRNA1(Val) (adenine(37)-N6)-methyltransferase, whose protein sequence is MTFAEEDLSDDAFLCGRLHLLQPLKGYRAATDPVLLAAACPATPGQSVLDLGCGAGAASLCLASRVPGLSLAGLELQPAYAALARRNAERNGIALEVAEGDLSHMPKALRRGFDHVIANPPYYPAAGTPSPHAARDRALREDTPIGEWVTAALTRLHPGGWLTMILSAALLPGALAALPPRGGSAQVLPLAPRAGRDASRVILRARKGGKAAFRMLFPFVLHAGPAHDGDRESYTPEASAVLRGGGDLSAAFG, encoded by the coding sequence GTGACCTTTGCCGAAGAGGACCTGTCCGACGACGCTTTCCTTTGCGGCCGCCTGCACCTTCTGCAACCGCTGAAGGGATACCGCGCCGCCACTGACCCGGTTCTGCTGGCCGCCGCCTGCCCGGCCACGCCCGGACAGTCTGTCCTGGACCTCGGCTGCGGCGCGGGCGCGGCGAGCCTGTGCCTCGCCAGCCGCGTACCCGGGCTGAGCCTGGCAGGACTGGAACTGCAACCGGCCTATGCCGCCCTCGCGCGTCGCAATGCCGAACGGAACGGCATCGCGCTGGAGGTGGCCGAAGGCGACCTGTCGCACATGCCCAAGGCGCTGCGAAGGGGGTTCGACCATGTCATCGCCAATCCGCCCTACTATCCCGCCGCAGGCACACCCTCGCCCCATGCGGCGCGCGACAGGGCCCTGCGCGAGGATACGCCCATCGGCGAATGGGTGACGGCGGCCCTGACGCGCCTGCACCCCGGCGGTTGGCTGACAATGATCCTCTCTGCCGCCCTGCTGCCCGGCGCGCTTGCCGCGCTTCCACCGCGGGGCGGATCGGCCCAGGTGCTGCCCCTGGCACCACGCGCGGGACGCGATGCGTCGCGCGTCATCCTTCGTGCGCGCAAGGGGGGAAAGGCCGCGTTCCGGATGCTGTTCCCCTTCGTCCTGCACGCCGGACCGGCCCATGACGGCGACCGCGAAAGCTACACGCCAGAGGCGAGTGCCGTCTTGCGCGGCGGTGGCGACCTGTCGGCTGCTTTTGGCTGA
- a CDS encoding beta-ketoacyl-ACP reductase has product MARVALVTGGSRGIGAAISVALKAAGYTVAANYAGNDEAAAKFTAETGIPTYKWSVADYDACKEGIAKVEADLGPVDVLVNNAGITRDAMFHKMTPAQWKEVIDTNLSGLFNMTHPLWSGMRDRKFGRVISISSINGQKGQAGQANYSAAKAGDLGFTKALAQEGARAGITVNAICPGYIATEMVKAIDEKVLNERIIPLIPVGRLGEPEEIARIVVFLASDEAGFITGSTISANGGQFFV; this is encoded by the coding sequence ATGGCACGGGTTGCACTTGTCACGGGCGGGTCGCGCGGCATCGGCGCGGCGATCTCGGTCGCGCTGAAGGCGGCGGGATACACCGTCGCCGCGAACTACGCGGGCAATGACGAAGCCGCGGCGAAGTTCACCGCCGAGACCGGCATTCCCACCTACAAGTGGTCGGTCGCCGACTACGACGCCTGCAAGGAGGGTATCGCCAAGGTCGAGGCCGACCTCGGCCCGGTGGACGTCCTGGTGAACAACGCGGGCATCACCCGCGACGCCATGTTCCACAAGATGACCCCGGCCCAGTGGAAGGAAGTCATCGACACCAACCTGTCGGGCCTGTTCAACATGACCCATCCGCTGTGGTCGGGGATGCGTGACCGCAAGTTTGGCCGCGTGATCAGCATTTCCTCGATCAACGGCCAGAAGGGCCAGGCCGGCCAGGCGAATTACTCGGCGGCCAAGGCGGGTGACCTGGGCTTCACCAAGGCGCTGGCCCAGGAAGGCGCGCGCGCCGGCATCACTGTCAACGCGATCTGCCCCGGCTATATCGCGACCGAGATGGTGAAGGCCATCGACGAGAAGGTGCTGAACGAACGCATCATCCCGCTGATCCCGGTGGGCCGCCTGGGCGAGCCGGAGGAAATCGCGCGGATCGTGGTGTTCCTCGCCTCGGACGAGGCGGGCTTCATCACCGGTTCCACCATTTCGGCCAACGGCGGCCAGTTCTTCGTCTGA